The Juglans microcarpa x Juglans regia isolate MS1-56 chromosome 2S, Jm3101_v1.0, whole genome shotgun sequence genome has a window encoding:
- the LOC121253203 gene encoding senescence/dehydration-associated protein At4g35985, chloroplastic-like has translation MGCFGFCSSKTPAPMKTSFSETALQDPEPKNLRQEVLLRIPGCKVHLMDEGVATEIANGEFTLLRVTDENVSLATIIKVGEDLQWPLTQDEPVVKVDALQYLFSLPIEDHGDLLSYGVTFSEQSGGSLGLLDSFLKDLSCFSCPTSTTRNKNVDWKEFAPRIEDYNNVLAKAIAGGTGQIVRGIFTCSNAYVNQVQNEGEMIITSAAEDKNGFRGRESNSNRSTVKAKKSGVGKGLKRVRKLSKMTDKLSKSMLDGIGIATGSVMKPVVKSQAGKAILAMVPGQVLLASLDAVNKVLDAAEVAEKQALSATSRATTRMVTKRFGEDAGEATEHVFATAGHCANTAWNIFKIRKAINPASSISTGVLKNATKDKTRKS, from the exons ATGGGATGTTTCGGTTTCTGCAGCTCCAAAACCCCCGCTCCCATGAAAACTTCCTTCTCTGAAACTGCTCTACAAGACCCAGAACCCAAAAATCTCAGACAAGAGGTCCTTTTGCGGATCCCAGGATGCAAAGTTCACCTGATGGATGAAGGAGTGGCCACAGAAATCGCCAACGGGGAGTTCACGCTTCTCAGAGTCACCGACGAGAATGTTTCTCTTGCCACTATCATTAAAGTTGGTGAAGATCTTCAGTGGCCTTTGACACAAGATGAGCCTGTAGTGAAGGTTGATGCCCTCCAATATCTGTTCTCTTTGCCGATAGAGGATCATGGAGATCTTCTCAGCTATGGAGTCACCTTTTCGGAGCAGTCTGGAGGTAGCTTGGGCTTGCTGGACTCGTTTTTGAAGGATCTCTCGTGCTTTTCGTGTCCGACATCGACCACTAGAAACAAAAACGTTGATTGGAAAGAGTTTGCTCCTAGAATCGAGGATTATAATAACGTGTTGGCCAAGGCGATTGCAGGGGGTACTGGACAGATTGTCAGGGGGATATTCACATGCAGCAATGCTTATGTCAATCAG GTCCAAAATGAAGGAGAGATGATTATAACTAGTGCTGCAGAGGATAAAAATGGTTTCAGGGGAAGAGAAAGTAACAGTAATAGAAGCACTGTCAAAGCAAAGAAGAGTGGAGTCGGCAAAGGCTTAAAACG TGTGAGAAAGCTGTCCAAGATGACAGACAAGTTAAGTAAATCGATGCTTGATGGTATTGGTATTGCCACTGGATCAGTGATGAAACCTGTGGTCAAATCCCAGGCAGGGAAGGCAATCCTTGCCATGGTTCCAGGACAGGTTCTCTTGGCTTCACTCGACGCTGTCA ACAAGGTCTTGGATGCAGCTGAAGTTGCTGAAAAACAAGCACTTTCTGCCACCTCCCGTGCTACAACAAGAATGGTCACAAAAAG GTTTGGGGAAGATGCAGGGGAGGCCACCGAGCATGTGTTTGCGACCGCAGGGCACTGTGCCAACACTGCTTGGAATATTTTCAAGATACGGAAGGCCATCAATCCGGCATCATCCATCTCCACGGGAGTACTGAAGAATGCTACAAAGGATAAAACCAGAAAATCTTAA